The Stieleria maiorica genome includes the window CCGCTGGCGACGTGCCAAACTGACGGTGGCTCCGGAGCGGCAGGGCCACACCTGTTGTGCAATGTCCAAGCAAGATGGAGGGCATTTCATGGCGACTGCTACGAAATCAGATTCAACCACCAATTTAAAACTCAAACCGCTCGCCGATCGCGTCGTCTGCCAACGTGACGAGGCCGAGGAAACGACCGCCGGCGGCATCGTGCTGCCCGATTCGGCCAAGGAAAAGGTCAACCGTGCCCGCGTGATCGCGGTCGGCCCCGGAAAACGCGATGACAACGGCACCGTGCACCCGCTGTCGGTCCGCCCCGGTGATCATGTGCTGCTGAATAAATACGGCGGCGACGAATTCGAAGTCGACGCGTTGAAGTACACGATCGTCAAAGAAAGCGACATTCTGGCTGTCATCGAAAACTAACAAGGAGGGCGATTGAAGATGTCAAAAATCATTGCGTTTGAACAAGACGCCCGCGAAGCGATGCGTCGTGGGGTTCACAAGTTGGCCAAAACCGTCCGCAGCACGCTCGGTCCCGGCGGGTACAACGTGATCATCCAAAAGAGCTTCGGATCACCCGTCGTCACCCGTGATGGCGTGACCGTTGCCAAAGAAATTGAACTGGACGACCCCTACGAAAACATGGGGGCTCGGATGGTTCGCGAAGTCGCCTCGAAAACCAACGACGTCGCCGGCGACGGTACCACGACCGCCACGGTGTTGGCCGAAGCGATCTTCAACGAAGGGTTGCGAGCCGTTGTGGCCGGTACCAACCCGATCGGAATGAAACGCGGCATCGAAAAAGCCGTTGAGGATATCGTCGCTAAACTGAAGTCGATGTCGACTCCGGTCAAGGGCCGCAAAGAAATGGAGCAGGTCGCTCGGATCAGCGGCAACCAAGATGCCAAAATCGGCCAGGTCGTTGCTGACGCGATGGACAAGGTCGGCAAAGACGGTGTCGTCACGATCGACGAAGGCAAGAGCTTGGAAACGGAGGTCAAATGGGTCGAAGGGATGCAGTTCGACAAAGGCTATCTGTCGCCCTACTTTGTCACTTCACCGGAGACCATGGAGTGTGTGCTGGAAGAACCCTACGTGCTGATCCATGAAAAGAAGATCAGCAACCTGCGGGACTTCGTGCCATTGCTCGAAAAGGTCGCCAAAGCCGGCAAGCCGTTGTTGATCATCGCCGAAGATGTCGATGGCGAAGCGCTCGCTACGCTGGTCGTCAACCGGCTTCGCGGCTCGTTGGTGGCCGCCGCGGTCAAGGCGCCCGGCTACGGTGATCGTCGCAAGGCGATGCTGGAAGACATGGCGATCCTGACCGGCGGCAAGGCGTTCTTTGAAAGCCTGGGGGTCAAGCTGGAGAACATCCAGCTTGCCGATCTCGGCCGTGCCAAAAAGGTCATCCTGGACAAAGACAACACGACGATCATCGAAGGCGCCGGCAAGACCTCCGACATCCAGGCCCGGATCAAGCAGATCGAAACCGAGTGCGAGAAGTCGACCAGCGATTACGATCGTGAGAAGTTGCTAGAACGCAAAGCCAAGTTGGTCGGCGGGGTTGCCAAAATCAGCGTCGGTGGAGCCACCGAAGCGGAAGTGAAAGAAAAGAAGATGCGTTTCGAGGACGCCTTGTCGGCAACCCGTGCGGCGGTCGAAGAAGGCATCTTGCCAGGCGGCGGCGTCGCTCTGGTCCGCGCGGCCAGCGCCTGCGACCCGTCCAAATTGGGCGACGATGAGCGCACCGGGTACAACATCGTGCTCAAGGCCTGTCGCGCACCGGCCACCTGGATCGCTGAAAACGCCGGCCAAGACGGATCATTGGTCTGTGAAAAAGTGGCAGCCGAACAAGGCAATTACGGCTACAACGCGGCCACCAACACCTACGAAGACCTCGTCGAATCCGGCGTGATCGATCCCACCAAAGTGGTCCGAACGGCATTGGAAAACGCGTCCAGTGTTTCGACGTTGCTGCTGACCAGCGACGCCCTGATCGCCGAAAAGCCGAAGGATGAACGCAAGGCCAGCGGCCGTGGCCACGGCGGGGATTACGACATGTATTAACAGGCCGACAGCGAATCGGTGTCGCCCCAGTGTTGCCTTCCCGGACCACGTTCCCTTCGCGCGGCCGGGGAGGTTTTCATCGTCGAACCATTGTCCTCCGTTGTTCCCCCCTCAGCCGCACTCAGCTGAGAGGATGCAAGCGGCCTGCCCGCAGGGCGGACAGCGGGAACAGCTGGGGACAGCGATTCTACATTAGCACGGAGTGTAGAACCATTGTCCTCAATTGTTCCCCCTCAGCCGCACTCGGCTGAGAGGATGCAAGCGGCCTGCCCGCAGGGCGGACAGCGGGAACAGCTGGGGACAGCGGTTCTACATTGACGCCTGCTAGGTGCCGGCACGATAGGTCGGCACGGGACGGCCGGGACGGAAACTCTCCATGGATTTCACTTCCGTGTGTCCGGCGAATTCCGCGGCCAGGTTATCGACGGCATTGGCGACCGCTTCTCGCAACGCGTCGGGCGCGAGGCTGACGCGTGCGTTGATAATCAGCGTCAACGGTCTGCCGTCGGCTTTGGAAGCGACCGACAGCATGGTCGGCGTGTCGCTACTGACCAAGTTGGCCACGCCAACGGCTTCACCAGACGAACCGTAGACTTTCAAGTGCGCCGGCTCCGCGTCCAATTCCTCCAACCGGCCGCGAATCAAGTCGACGATCCGCACCACGACGGCATCTATCGGAAGCGGAGCGTTGGCGGCCAATTCGATGGTGGCGTTCAGCCACCCCAGCTCTGCTTCCCCTTCGGCGTAGACGTCGTAGTCCACCTCCATGAATTGGTCCCGCGCCGCAGCCTGGCCGGCTAGCGATTCGACCACGACATCCAGGTTTTCACCCGTCTTGGCGGAAATGAAAATGACCGGGCGCCCAGGGTACTGCTCCTCGACACAGTGACGGAGCTGTGTCTGCTGTTGTGCCGTCAATTCGTCGATCCGATTGATCAGGATCAGCTCAGATTCTTCGAGCTGCTTGCGGAAGATGTACTCCGCTTTCTCCGAAAACCCGCGTCCCTGGCCACCGGTCAAGATCTTCAACCCGTGGCTCGGTTTCAAGATCACTGCGTAAGGGCTGTGGACAAACTTCTCCCCGAGTTGTTCCATCATGGGAATCGCAATCGTCGCGATCAGATCGGTACAGCTGCCGACGGGTTCGGCAAGGATGATGTCCGGACGCCGGTTCGTCTCGAACGCTTCCATCGCGTCGGTCAATCCATGAAAATTGCAGCAAAAACAGGATCCTGCGACCTCATTGACCGACAAACCCTGGCTGCGCAGCAATTCGGTGTCCACCAATCCCGACGCCTGATCGTTGGTCACGACACAAACGTGCTTTCCTTCGGCTTGGTAGTGCCGGGCGAGGCTGGAAATCAGCGTCGTCTTTCCGGCGCCGAGGAATCCGCCGATCATGATAAACCGAATGGGTGACGTCATCGATACTGCTCGTGTCGCTGGGGTGGAATCGCCGCGGGCCGTTTGTGCCGGTCGCGGGACAATGCTTGGACATTCTGACGATCGTCAGAATGTACGTCAAGCGTTTCCCGCATCGCTTATAAACGTGCCCCTAATGTTCGATGCGACTTCCACGTTCTGGCGAGCGTAACGGAATCGACATGGTGCACTAGTTCGGCGACGTTTCCCCCACGTCCAGGCGGCAACAACCGAAGTCCAGCACACGGTTCTCCCGACGTCTCCCCGCACGGAGAAACTCTTCGTTCAGCGAATAATAGACGTACTTGCCTTCGCGCCGCGTCTGGGCGATGTCGGCGTGGTAGAGCACCCGCAAATGATGGGACACGACACCCATCTCTTGGTCAAGCAGTTCGGCGAGATCCGAAACGCTCAACGCACCGTGCTGCAATGCGCGGACGATCCGGATGCGGAGCGGATCGCCGACCGCTTTCAGGTACGCCGCACAGCGTGTTTCTTCATCGTTTCCCGACTGAGACACGGTACGTCAGCCGACCAACAAGGCAATGCCGACGCCGCAGGCAAGCATCCCCGACACTCGGACCAGTGTCGTGCGATGTCCGCTCTGACGAAAGGCGATTCCGAGCGTCATCCCGACCAAATGAAGCGCCACTGTTCCCAGAAAGATGCCGCCCATGTGTTGCGTGGAAACGCCGGCCGCCGAACCGGCGGCATGTGAGAAGCCGTGCAGTCCTCCGCAGGTCGCTACGATGGCGACGAGCCCGGCAAAGCGGTTCTGCCGGACCAAACAGGTGCCCAAAACGATCAGCGTGATCGCGAGTGCGACGTCCAAGGTCGCAAACGGTCCCAAGGTGTGGCCGGCGATCATCGAAATCCCCATCGATCCGCAAAACAAAGCGGGCAGACTCCATCGGGGACGCCCATCCATCTGAGTCGCCAGCAATCCGACCAGCACCATCGCCAGCAGGTGATCGATTCCAGCCAGCGGGTGCAAAAAGCCGGTTTGGAGTGTACCGGCGATCTCGTGGAAATGGTTTGGATGAGCCTGTGCCGACGAGACGGCGACAAACAAGCTGATCAGACCAAGAAATCGAAGCATCATGGGAGGTCGTCCCCGAGTGGGTAAGGCGTAGGCAAGCGATGTGAATCGTCGTGATCACATCGCTAAAAGATACCAGAGATTGCCCCCGCGTCCCACGGCACTGTCACAAGCTCACAATGATTCGGGACGGCTGCGACCTTGCGTGATGATGTCGTCGAGTTGTTGTTTCAGTTCTGACGCGATTTCGGCGTGGTCGCCGATCACATTGGTTGTTTCCGCGGGGTCTTCCTCCAAGTTGAACAGTTGGAATGGGGGGACCTGGGTATTGGCAAGCTCGGTCTCGACGACCACATTGCGAGCCGTCTTTTTTCCGTAGCGATGCAGTTTCCACTTGCCCGCCCGCAACCCATAGGTGCCGTTGGCACCGTTGTCCTGTTGGACCAAGTGGTCGCGGCCTTTCGCCTGGTCTTCGCCCAGCAGGGCATCGATGACGTTGAAACTGTCCAGGAAAAAGTCCTTCGGAAGTGACTGTTCGGTCAGAGCGGCCAAGCTGGCTGCCAAATCGATGGTGCAGACCACTTCGTCGCTGACGCCAGGCTTGATACGCCCTTTCCAACGCGTGATGAACGGGGTCCGCGTTCCGCCCTCGTAGACACTGTACTTCCCTCCGGAGTACTGGCCGGCGGCGCGGTGATCACCGATCTTTTCGATCGCGCCGTCTTTGTATCCGTCGTCGAGCACCGGACCATTGTCACTGCAGAAAACCACCAGCGTATTCTCCGCCAAATTCAATCGATCCAGCGTTTTCATCAGTTCGCCGACACACCAGTCCAGTTCGATGATCGCGTCGCCACGGAATCCCAACGACGTCTTGCCTTGAAAACGTTCGTGCGGCATCCGGGGCACATGGATGTCGTGCGAGGAGAAGAACAAGAAGAACGGTTCGTTCTGGTTTTGCTCGATG containing:
- a CDS encoding GTP-binding protein, encoding MTSPIRFIMIGGFLGAGKTTLISSLARHYQAEGKHVCVVTNDQASGLVDTELLRSQGLSVNEVAGSCFCCNFHGLTDAMEAFETNRRPDIILAEPVGSCTDLIATIAIPMMEQLGEKFVHSPYAVILKPSHGLKILTGGQGRGFSEKAEYIFRKQLEESELILINRIDELTAQQQTQLRHCVEEQYPGRPVIFISAKTGENLDVVVESLAGQAAARDQFMEVDYDVYAEGEAELGWLNATIELAANAPLPIDAVVVRIVDLIRGRLEELDAEPAHLKVYGSSGEAVGVANLVSSDTPTMLSVASKADGRPLTLIINARVSLAPDALREAVANAVDNLAAEFAGHTEVKSMESFRPGRPVPTYRAGT
- a CDS encoding HupE/UreJ family protein, whose product is MMLRFLGLISLFVAVSSAQAHPNHFHEIAGTLQTGFLHPLAGIDHLLAMVLVGLLATQMDGRPRWSLPALFCGSMGISMIAGHTLGPFATLDVALAITLIVLGTCLVRQNRFAGLVAIVATCGGLHGFSHAAGSAAGVSTQHMGGIFLGTVALHLVGMTLGIAFRQSGHRTTLVRVSGMLACGVGIALLVG
- the groL gene encoding chaperonin GroEL (60 kDa chaperone family; promotes refolding of misfolded polypeptides especially under stressful conditions; forms two stacked rings of heptamers to form a barrel-shaped 14mer; ends can be capped by GroES; misfolded proteins enter the barrel where they are refolded when GroES binds), which gives rise to MSKIIAFEQDAREAMRRGVHKLAKTVRSTLGPGGYNVIIQKSFGSPVVTRDGVTVAKEIELDDPYENMGARMVREVASKTNDVAGDGTTTATVLAEAIFNEGLRAVVAGTNPIGMKRGIEKAVEDIVAKLKSMSTPVKGRKEMEQVARISGNQDAKIGQVVADAMDKVGKDGVVTIDEGKSLETEVKWVEGMQFDKGYLSPYFVTSPETMECVLEEPYVLIHEKKISNLRDFVPLLEKVAKAGKPLLIIAEDVDGEALATLVVNRLRGSLVAAAVKAPGYGDRRKAMLEDMAILTGGKAFFESLGVKLENIQLADLGRAKKVILDKDNTTIIEGAGKTSDIQARIKQIETECEKSTSDYDREKLLERKAKLVGGVAKISVGGATEAEVKEKKMRFEDALSATRAAVEEGILPGGGVALVRAASACDPSKLGDDERTGYNIVLKACRAPATWIAENAGQDGSLVCEKVAAEQGNYGYNAATNTYEDLVESGVIDPTKVVRTALENASSVSTLLLTSDALIAEKPKDERKASGRGHGGDYDMY
- a CDS encoding co-chaperone GroES, which encodes MATATKSDSTTNLKLKPLADRVVCQRDEAEETTAGGIVLPDSAKEKVNRARVIAVGPGKRDDNGTVHPLSVRPGDHVLLNKYGGDEFEVDALKYTIVKESDILAVIEN
- a CDS encoding ArsR/SmtB family transcription factor, whose product is MSQSGNDEETRCAAYLKAVGDPLRIRIVRALQHGALSVSDLAELLDQEMGVVSHHLRVLYHADIAQTRREGKYVYYSLNEEFLRAGRRRENRVLDFGCCRLDVGETSPN
- a CDS encoding sulfatase family protein, which gives rise to MKPLPSPPFVILLLLAVPLGFLDTATAEKPNVIVIMADDLGYGDVSCYGATSLKTPNIDRLSEEGVRFTNGYCSASTCTPTRYSLLTGTYAFRGERTGIAPPNAPAIIKPGTDTVASLLQRAGYTTAVIGKWHLGLGGEDGPDWNGDLKPGPLEIGFDTCFLLPTTNDRVPQVYVHDHRVPNLDPADPLWVGNKKPSPDHPTGLTHRETLKMDWSHGHNSTIHNGISRIGFYTGGHAARFRDEDLADKWVEKSVEFIEQNQNEPFFLFFSSHDIHVPRMPHERFQGKTSLGFRGDAIIELDWCVGELMKTLDRLNLAENTLVVFCSDNGPVLDDGYKDGAIEKIGDHRAAGQYSGGKYSVYEGGTRTPFITRWKGRIKPGVSDEVVCTIDLAASLAALTEQSLPKDFFLDSFNVIDALLGEDQAKGRDHLVQQDNGANGTYGLRAGKWKLHRYGKKTARNVVVETELANTQVPPFQLFNLEEDPAETTNVIGDHAEIASELKQQLDDIITQGRSRPESL